Proteins from a single region of Nocardioides anomalus:
- a CDS encoding alpha/beta fold hydrolase, whose product MPTSAARLAPAPSISYRDVLSDDGTRLTAWTNDPDGVVDGPTVVLCNGLGTGPWCWPALLRPDCGVRVVSWNHRGTGGSDRPEDPAHCGIEAFVEDALSVMDHFGIDQAPLMGWSMGVNTMFELAFRHPERVTGLFAVAGVPGDTFATMLAPLRLPRPVARALTVNTARVLELAGRALTPISSRLPVGPRGVAVLSHSGFMLPVADAEVTANAVREFLMTPIEWYMHLALATSEHARVSLSRLRVPAAFVAGRWDVLAGSRDMASAARRIDGATYVELDGSHFLQLEQPETVHELLLEFLERVG is encoded by the coding sequence ATGCCGACCTCTGCGGCGCGCCTGGCGCCGGCGCCGAGCATCTCCTACCGCGACGTGCTGTCCGACGACGGCACCCGGCTCACGGCCTGGACCAACGATCCCGACGGCGTCGTCGACGGACCGACCGTCGTGCTCTGCAACGGGCTCGGCACCGGACCGTGGTGCTGGCCGGCGCTGCTCCGCCCGGACTGCGGCGTGCGCGTCGTCTCCTGGAACCACCGCGGCACCGGCGGCTCGGACCGGCCCGAGGACCCCGCGCACTGCGGCATCGAGGCCTTCGTCGAGGACGCCCTCTCGGTCATGGACCACTTCGGCATCGACCAGGCCCCGCTCATGGGCTGGTCCATGGGCGTCAACACCATGTTCGAGCTGGCCTTCCGCCACCCCGAGCGGGTCACCGGGCTCTTCGCGGTGGCCGGCGTCCCCGGTGACACCTTCGCGACCATGCTCGCCCCGCTCCGGCTGCCCCGCCCGGTCGCCCGCGCCCTGACCGTCAACACGGCCCGCGTCCTCGAGCTGGCCGGCCGCGCCCTCACCCCGATCAGCTCCCGGCTCCCGGTCGGCCCCCGGGGCGTGGCCGTGCTGAGCCACAGCGGCTTCATGCTCCCCGTCGCCGACGCCGAGGTCACCGCGAACGCCGTGCGCGAGTTCCTCATGACCCCCATCGAGTGGTACATGCACCTGGCCCTGGCCACCTCCGAGCACGCCCGCGTCTCGCTCTCCCGCCTCCGCGTGCCCGCCGCCTTCGTGGCCGGCCGCTGGGACGTCCTCGCCGGCTCCCGCGACATGGCCTCGGCCGCCCGCCGGATCGACGGCGCGACGTACGTCGAGCTGGACGGCAGCCACTTCCTGCAGCTCGAGCAGCCGGAGACCGTGCACGAGCTGCTGCTGGAGTTCCTCGAGCGGGTGGGCTGA
- a CDS encoding ABC transporter ATP-binding protein encodes MLELRDVTFTYGDEPVLSSVELSVEEGELLLVTGPTGSGKSTLLGVVTGLVPRFSGGTLAGDVRLDDRSVLDLPPRERAHVVGYVGQDPLAGFVTDTVEEELAYGMEQLGLPPETMRRRVEETLDLLGIADLRARDLRTLSGGQQQRVAIGSVLTMHPRLLVLDEPTSALDPTAAEDVLATITRLVHDLGVSVLLAEHRLERVVPFADRVCVVAGGAVSVGEPAEILATSPIVPPLVSLGRALDWSPLPLTVRDARRRAAGLSLEPPAPTAVTPGAEALAATALTVTHGRTVAVRELSLSLPAGVVTALMGRNGAGKSSLLWALQGSGPRRSGSVAVGGTDPASLKPAGRRGLVGLLPQQAADLLYLETVAEECAAGGPDTRAILDSLAPGIPDDQHPRDLSEGQRLALALALVLASRPPVVLLDEPTRGLDYRAKAVLATSLRDLAADGHAVLVSTHDVEFTALAADQVVVMAEGEVVSAGPVRRVVAESPAFAPQVTKVLGPPWLTVDEVVAAL; translated from the coding sequence CTGCTCGAGCTGCGCGACGTCACGTTCACCTACGGCGACGAGCCCGTCCTCTCCTCGGTGGAGCTGAGCGTCGAGGAGGGCGAGCTGCTCCTCGTCACCGGACCGACCGGCTCGGGCAAGTCCACGCTGCTCGGCGTGGTGACCGGGCTGGTGCCGCGCTTCTCCGGCGGGACGCTGGCGGGCGACGTGCGCCTCGACGACCGGTCGGTCCTCGACCTGCCGCCGCGCGAGCGCGCGCACGTCGTGGGGTACGTCGGGCAGGACCCGCTCGCCGGGTTCGTCACCGACACCGTCGAGGAGGAGCTGGCCTACGGGATGGAGCAGCTCGGGCTGCCGCCGGAGACCATGCGCCGCCGCGTCGAGGAGACCCTCGACCTGCTCGGCATCGCCGACCTGCGCGCCCGCGACCTGCGCACCCTGTCCGGCGGCCAGCAGCAGCGGGTCGCCATCGGGTCGGTGCTGACCATGCACCCGCGGCTGCTGGTCCTCGACGAGCCCACGTCGGCACTCGACCCCACCGCGGCCGAGGACGTGCTGGCCACCATCACCCGGCTGGTGCACGACCTGGGCGTCTCGGTGCTGCTGGCCGAGCACCGCCTCGAGCGGGTGGTGCCGTTCGCCGACCGGGTCTGCGTGGTCGCGGGCGGCGCGGTGAGCGTGGGGGAGCCCGCCGAGATCCTGGCCACCTCGCCGATCGTGCCGCCGCTGGTGTCGCTGGGCCGCGCGCTGGACTGGTCGCCGCTGCCGCTGACCGTGCGCGACGCCCGGCGGCGGGCCGCCGGGCTCTCGCTCGAGCCGCCCGCGCCGACTGCCGTGACCCCCGGCGCCGAGGCGCTCGCCGCCACCGCGCTGACCGTCACGCACGGCAGGACGGTGGCGGTCCGCGAGCTCTCGCTGTCCCTGCCGGCCGGCGTGGTCACCGCGCTCATGGGCCGCAACGGCGCGGGCAAGTCCTCCCTGCTCTGGGCGCTCCAGGGCAGCGGGCCGCGCCGCTCCGGCTCGGTCGCGGTCGGCGGCACCGACCCGGCCTCGCTCAAGCCGGCCGGACGCCGGGGGCTGGTCGGGCTGCTCCCGCAGCAGGCCGCGGACCTGCTCTACCTCGAGACCGTGGCCGAGGAGTGCGCGGCCGGCGGCCCCGACACCCGGGCCATCCTCGACTCCCTGGCCCCCGGCATCCCCGACGACCAGCACCCGCGCGACCTGTCCGAGGGCCAGCGGCTCGCCCTCGCGCTGGCCCTGGTCCTCGCGAGCCGGCCGCCCGTCGTACTCCTCGACGAGCCGACGCGCGGCCTGGACTACCGCGCCAAGGCCGTGCTCGCCACCTCCCTGCGCGACCTGGCCGCCGACGGCCACGCCGTGCTCGTGTCCACCCACGACGTGGAGTTCACCGCGCTGGCCGCCGACCAGGTCGTGGTCATGGCCGAGGGCGAGGTCGTCTCGGCCGGTCCGGTACGCCGCGTGGTCGCCGAGTCGCCGGCCTTCGCGCCCCAGGTCACCAAGGTCCTCGGCCCGCCGTGGCTGACCGTCGACGAGGTGGTGGCGGCCCTGTGA
- a CDS encoding APC family permease produces MAATTEAPEQGQQLKRHVGVVGLLFASVGSIIGSGWLFGALDASTQAGPAALISWALGGVMILLIALTYAELGTMFPLSGGVVRFPHLAFGSFASYTSGWITWVAVATTAPIEVEASLQYGTKYAPFTHEHTVDGETVHTLTALGYGSAVVLMAIFVVVNYFGIRWFARVNNALVWWKIGVILLVIVAFLLTSFHSSNFTSHEFMPSGWHGVFEAIATSGVVFSYLGFRQGIEFAGETDNPRRNVPLAVIGSVLLTGVIYVALQFAFIGALDPGILDDSKGWSGLSFENDFGPLAAIASLIGLGWLAVVLYADAIISPGDTGLIYTTATSRISYAMAKNRNAPQALARTTDRGVPLISLIVTFVVGLIVFLPFPSWQQLVGFITSATVLSFATGPLVLGALRHGLPEAERPFCVPGGHVIPVLAFISANLVIYWSTWPINWKLGVAILIGFVLLPVYHLLGKDVPSLDWRSGATWVVPWLLGLGVISYLGNYGGRGVLTFGTAVPIIAVFSVLIYVLAVRSRLATEEIEKHVESSRRESEQEESELETA; encoded by the coding sequence ATGGCCGCGACCACCGAGGCCCCCGAGCAGGGCCAGCAGCTCAAGCGTCACGTCGGCGTGGTGGGGCTGCTGTTCGCCAGCGTCGGCTCGATCATCGGCTCGGGGTGGCTCTTCGGCGCCCTCGACGCCTCGACCCAGGCCGGTCCGGCCGCGCTCATCTCGTGGGCCCTGGGCGGGGTGATGATCCTGCTCATCGCGCTGACCTACGCCGAGCTCGGCACGATGTTCCCGCTCTCCGGCGGCGTGGTCCGCTTCCCGCACCTGGCCTTCGGCTCCTTCGCGTCCTACACCTCGGGCTGGATCACGTGGGTGGCCGTGGCCACGACCGCGCCGATCGAGGTGGAGGCGTCGCTGCAGTACGGCACCAAGTACGCGCCGTTCACCCACGAGCACACCGTCGACGGCGAGACCGTGCACACGCTGACCGCGCTCGGCTACGGCAGCGCCGTGGTGCTGATGGCGATCTTCGTGGTCGTGAACTACTTCGGCATCCGCTGGTTCGCGCGGGTCAACAACGCGCTGGTGTGGTGGAAGATCGGCGTGATCCTGCTGGTCATCGTGGCCTTCCTGCTGACCTCGTTCCACAGCTCGAACTTCACCAGCCACGAGTTCATGCCCAGTGGCTGGCACGGCGTCTTCGAGGCCATCGCGACGTCCGGCGTGGTCTTCTCCTACCTCGGCTTCCGCCAAGGCATCGAGTTCGCCGGCGAGACCGACAACCCGCGCCGCAACGTGCCGCTGGCCGTGATCGGCTCGGTGCTCCTCACCGGGGTCATCTACGTCGCGCTGCAGTTCGCGTTCATCGGCGCCCTGGACCCCGGCATCCTGGACGACAGCAAGGGCTGGTCGGGGCTGTCGTTCGAGAACGACTTCGGCCCGCTCGCGGCCATCGCCTCGCTCATCGGGCTCGGGTGGCTCGCGGTCGTGCTGTACGCCGACGCGATCATCTCCCCCGGAGACACCGGGCTGATCTACACCACGGCGACCTCGCGCATCTCCTACGCGATGGCCAAGAACCGCAACGCCCCGCAGGCCCTGGCGCGGACCACCGACCGCGGCGTACCGCTCATCAGCCTCATCGTCACCTTCGTGGTCGGGCTGATCGTCTTCCTGCCCTTCCCGAGCTGGCAGCAGCTGGTCGGCTTCATCACCTCCGCGACGGTGCTGTCCTTCGCCACCGGTCCGCTCGTGCTCGGCGCGCTGCGGCACGGGCTGCCGGAGGCCGAGCGCCCGTTCTGCGTGCCCGGCGGCCACGTGATCCCGGTGCTGGCCTTCATCTCGGCCAACCTGGTCATCTACTGGTCGACCTGGCCGATCAACTGGAAGCTCGGCGTGGCGATCCTCATCGGCTTCGTGCTGCTGCCCGTCTACCACCTGCTCGGCAAGGACGTGCCCTCCCTGGACTGGCGCTCGGGCGCGACGTGGGTGGTGCCGTGGCTGCTCGGGCTGGGCGTCATCTCCTACCTCGGCAACTACGGCGGCCGCGGCGTGCTGACCTTCGGCACCGCCGTGCCGATCATCGCGGTCTTCTCGGTCCTCATCTACGTCCTCGCCGTCCGCTCGCGGCTGGCGACCGAGGAGATCGAGAAGCACGTCGAGTCGAGCCGCCGGGAGTCCGAGCAGGAGGAGTCCGAGCTGGAGACCGCCTGA
- a CDS encoding ECF transporter S component: protein MMLVWPLLVRVQPDDRLDPPFLFLALLPVVIAVMLAELSTGGLDVRVLAVLGVLSAAIAILRGLSAGTGGIELVFFLLILAGRVFGPGFGFVLGVTSLFASALMTAGVGPWLPFQMLVSAWVGMGAGLLPRRLTGRWEIAALAAYGVVAAYVYGLLMNLSGWPFLLGVAIPGHEQTQLSFEPGAPLLENLHRFGVYTLITSTGSFDTGRAVTNAVAILVVGPAVLTTLRRAARRATVVGVVTGPG, encoded by the coding sequence ATGATGCTCGTCTGGCCGCTGCTGGTCCGCGTGCAGCCCGACGACCGCCTCGACCCGCCGTTCCTGTTCCTGGCCCTGCTGCCCGTGGTCATCGCCGTGATGCTGGCCGAGCTCTCCACCGGCGGCCTCGACGTCCGCGTGCTCGCCGTCCTCGGCGTGCTCTCGGCCGCGATCGCGATCCTGCGCGGCCTGTCCGCGGGCACCGGCGGGATCGAGCTGGTCTTCTTCCTGCTCATCCTGGCCGGCCGCGTCTTCGGGCCGGGCTTCGGCTTCGTGCTCGGCGTGACCTCGCTGTTCGCCTCCGCCCTCATGACCGCCGGCGTCGGCCCGTGGCTGCCGTTCCAGATGCTCGTCTCGGCCTGGGTCGGCATGGGCGCCGGCCTGCTCCCGCGCCGCCTCACCGGCCGCTGGGAGATCGCCGCGCTCGCGGCGTACGGCGTGGTGGCCGCCTACGTCTACGGCCTGCTGATGAACCTGTCCGGCTGGCCGTTCCTGCTCGGCGTCGCCATCCCCGGCCACGAGCAGACCCAACTGTCCTTCGAGCCCGGCGCCCCGCTGCTGGAGAACCTGCACCGCTTCGGCGTCTACACGCTCATCACCTCGACCGGCTCCTTCGACACCGGCCGCGCCGTCACCAACGCCGTCGCCATCCTCGTCGTCGGCCCCGCCGTGCTGACCACCCTGCGCCGCGCCGCCCGCCGGGCGACGGTGGTGGGAGTGGTCACCGGCCCCGGCTGA
- a CDS encoding EamA family transporter, with protein sequence MAARGSRVRLSPVWLVLIGILSVQFGAAVAKTLFDEVSPTTIVWLRLAASAAVLLAVARPSLRGRSRQDWLVVLAFGLALGLMNWSIYQSFARIPIGLAVTVEFVGPLTLAVLGSRRRRDLVWVGLAGLGVLLLGVEPGDLNLPGVLFALLAGATWAAYILLSAQTGRRWQGVDGLALASLVATLLLSPLALGRYAGQLADVRIVLLGALVGLLSSVIPYTCELIALRTLRPATFSVLMSLEPAVAALAGVLVLRELLGPVQLLAMACVVAASVGATRSGATIGEPVPD encoded by the coding sequence GTGGCGGCGCGCGGCTCTCGGGTGCGCCTGTCGCCGGTCTGGCTGGTCCTGATCGGGATCCTCTCGGTCCAGTTCGGGGCCGCGGTGGCCAAGACCCTCTTCGACGAGGTCTCCCCCACCACGATCGTGTGGCTGCGCCTGGCCGCGAGCGCAGCGGTGCTGCTGGCCGTGGCCCGGCCCTCGCTGCGGGGCCGCAGCCGGCAGGACTGGCTGGTGGTCCTGGCCTTCGGGCTGGCGCTGGGGCTGATGAACTGGTCGATCTACCAGTCCTTCGCGCGCATCCCCATCGGGCTCGCGGTCACCGTCGAGTTCGTCGGTCCGCTCACCCTGGCCGTGCTCGGCTCGCGCCGCCGGCGCGACCTGGTCTGGGTCGGGCTGGCCGGTCTCGGCGTGCTGCTGCTCGGGGTGGAGCCGGGCGACCTCAACCTGCCCGGCGTGCTCTTCGCGCTGCTCGCCGGGGCCACCTGGGCGGCGTACATCCTGCTGAGCGCGCAGACCGGGCGCCGCTGGCAGGGCGTCGACGGCCTGGCGCTGGCCTCGCTGGTGGCCACGCTGCTGCTGTCGCCGCTCGCGCTCGGGAGGTACGCCGGCCAGCTGGCCGACGTCCGGATCGTGCTGCTCGGGGCGCTGGTCGGCCTGCTGAGCTCGGTGATCCCCTACACCTGCGAGCTCATCGCGCTGCGCACGCTGCGCCCGGCGACGTTCAGCGTCCTGATGTCGCTCGAGCCGGCGGTGGCGGCGCTGGCCGGCGTCCTCGTGCTGCGCGAGCTGCTCGGCCCGGTGCAGCTGCTGGCCATGGCCTGCGTGGTCGCGGCGAGCGTCGGCGCGACCCGGTCCGGGGCGACGATCGGCGAGCCCGTCCCCGACTAG